One stretch of Lacrimispora sphenoides DNA includes these proteins:
- a CDS encoding zinc-ribbon domain-containing protein produces the protein MLIKCPECGKDISDKSQSCIHCGYPLNESIVHQNTCIINGTSYDLTEELNDLTNDLLVVAIKKIRQKSLISLGDANNLCKIIRETKQVPPTFNSTSEVVQQNVPRCPYCSSTDLKKISGFSKAGSVALFGIFSVGKVSKQWHCNSCKSDF, from the coding sequence ATGTTAATTAAGTGTCCAGAGTGTGGAAAAGACATTTCAGATAAATCTCAAAGCTGTATTCATTGTGGTTATCCTTTAAATGAATCTATAGTCCATCAAAATACCTGTATCATTAACGGAACAAGTTATGACTTAACCGAAGAATTAAATGATTTAACTAACGATCTATTAGTTGTTGCTATCAAGAAAATCAGACAAAAAAGTCTTATAAGTTTAGGTGACGCAAATAATCTATGTAAAATTATTCGCGAAACAAAACAAGTACCACCGACATTTAATAGCACAAGTGAGGTAGTCCAACAAAATGTTCCGCGCTGTCCATACTGTAGCTCCACTGACTTAAAGAAAATATCTGGTTTCTCAAAGGCAGGAAGCGTTGCGCTCTTTGGAATCTTTTCTGTTGGCAAAGTAAGCAAACAGTGGCATTGCAATAGTTGTAAAAGTGATTTTTGA
- a CDS encoding phage tail domain-containing protein yields the protein MHSLFTFGENSSDEFGVIAVYFENNKYQGLYSGQSTELITDKSSQSLEWEIISQNYDKPMEFTFQIINSDGSPMSQEQQRAISKWLCKRGVYNWLFIQDEYYSDIWLHCNINNPQVWAVNDTVGMQFTVSTSSAVAFSEEHEYYFSLTNDKTIDDLYIVNDEEIHIFPYIEITMLESGNLEISNSQETNSDYVTKISNVSSGEKIILTPDGIISSSIIGHDVLNDSNLKWLRFYDGSNVLTFNLSCEGVIKYREHRKLVAF from the coding sequence TTGCATAGTCTATTTACATTTGGTGAAAACAGCAGTGATGAATTTGGTGTAATAGCTGTATATTTTGAAAATAATAAATACCAAGGACTATACAGTGGTCAGTCTACAGAATTAATAACTGATAAATCTTCACAATCCTTAGAATGGGAAATAATATCGCAGAATTATGATAAGCCAATGGAATTTACATTTCAAATCATAAATTCTGATGGGTCTCCTATGAGTCAAGAACAACAACGTGCAATATCAAAATGGTTATGCAAAAGAGGTGTTTATAACTGGCTGTTTATACAAGACGAATACTATTCTGATATATGGCTTCATTGTAATATTAATAATCCTCAAGTATGGGCAGTAAATGATACAGTAGGTATGCAATTTACGGTTTCTACTTCTTCAGCAGTTGCCTTTTCGGAGGAACACGAATACTACTTCTCTCTCACCAATGATAAAACCATTGATGACTTATATATAGTCAACGACGAAGAGATTCATATATTCCCATATATAGAAATCACTATGTTAGAATCTGGGAATCTTGAAATAAGTAATAGTCAAGAAACCAACTCTGATTATGTTACGAAAATCAGCAATGTAAGTTCTGGTGAAAAGATTATATTAACACCAGATGGCATAATCTCCTCTTCTATTATTGGACATGATGTATTGAACGATTCTAATTTAAAGTGGCTTAGATTTTATGACGGCAGCAATGTACTTACTTTTAATCTTTCTTGTGAAGGAGTTATTAAATATAGAGAACACAGGAAGTTGGTGGCGTTCTAA
- a CDS encoding helix-turn-helix domain-containing protein has protein sequence MNNEVMVNSIKLLCKNNNISASQLEKDVGLSQGLISKWQKTMPSLDKIIDIANYFNVSIDDVVGRNKKQEELIQTLLQLTIDKVVNWKDDDIERSPLDNIEDLFSICYEENEIYYAKYEDGYFYLFTQYETDFGIMENKELQLYIQPDINSNPVLQTDSYDELKDLWLIVRESTRGLPDEYKAEKLKNSFLSKYKNKLKK, from the coding sequence ATGAATAATGAGGTCATGGTAAACTCAATAAAGTTACTGTGTAAAAATAACAATATATCTGCTAGTCAGTTAGAAAAAGATGTAGGTCTGAGCCAAGGATTAATTAGTAAATGGCAGAAAACTATGCCATCTCTAGATAAAATCATTGACATCGCCAACTATTTTAATGTCTCAATTGATGATGTTGTTGGTAGAAATAAAAAACAGGAAGAGTTAATACAAACTTTATTACAACTTACAATTGATAAAGTTGTTAACTGGAAAGATGATGATATAGAAAGATCTCCATTGGATAATATTGAAGATTTATTTTCAATATGTTATGAAGAAAATGAAATCTACTATGCTAAATATGAAGATGGATATTTCTATCTCTTTACACAATACGAAACCGATTTTGGAATTATGGAAAACAAAGAACTACAATTATATATACAGCCAGATATAAATAGTAATCCTGTGTTACAAACGGATAGTTATGATGAGCTAAAGGATCTCTGGCTAATTGTAAGAGAAAGTACGCGTGGGTTGCCAGATGAATATAAAGCTGAGAAGCTAAAAAATAGTTTTTTGAGTAAATACAAAAATAAACTAAAAAAATAA
- a CDS encoding phage antirepressor, translated as MSNEQVLTVIQETEILSKKIKMYGSIESPWFVAGDVAEWLGERDGYTVARKVDEEYKDTQLVCTPGGNQKSIVLNEDGLYDACMYSKKEIAKPLKKAIKKYLKQIRTTGGAVETGRESEFIDRYFPSFNEDTKLSMVKDLLNQNQKYKEQIEQLEPQAKAYVDLMTAQGYLQFIDVAAMVEIGRNKLFEFLRRCKVLTKQSNFNIPYGKFINNGMFKVITSKSENGHVSSVTMVSPKGLNYIYNLMQKKNVLDKFDATTLLSKIQELEVA; from the coding sequence ATGAGTAATGAGCAGGTATTAACAGTTATCCAAGAGACTGAGATTCTTAGTAAGAAAATTAAGATGTACGGTAGCATCGAATCGCCATGGTTTGTAGCAGGTGACGTGGCTGAATGGCTTGGAGAACGTGATGGGTATACGGTTGCAAGAAAGGTTGACGAAGAATACAAGGATACACAGTTAGTGTGTACCCCTGGTGGGAATCAGAAATCCATTGTTTTAAATGAAGATGGGTTATACGATGCTTGTATGTATTCAAAAAAGGAAATCGCCAAACCGTTGAAGAAAGCAATCAAGAAGTATCTCAAACAAATCCGTACTACTGGTGGGGCTGTAGAGACTGGAAGAGAGTCAGAATTTATTGACAGATATTTTCCATCATTCAACGAAGACACTAAACTGTCGATGGTAAAAGATTTACTTAATCAGAATCAGAAGTACAAGGAACAGATTGAACAGTTAGAGCCACAGGCAAAGGCTTATGTTGATTTAATGACTGCACAAGGGTACTTGCAATTCATTGATGTAGCGGCAATGGTAGAAATTGGACGTAATAAACTGTTTGAATTCCTACGTAGATGCAAGGTACTAACTAAGCAGAGTAATTTTAACATTCCATATGGTAAGTTTATAAATAATGGAATGTTCAAGGTTATTACTTCAAAGTCAGAAAATGGACATGTTTCAAGCGTAACCATGGTAAGTCCAAAGGGCTTAAATTACATATATAATCTGATGCAGAAAAAGAATGTGTTGGACAAGTTCGATGCCACTACTCTTCTATCCAAAATTCAAGAGTTGGAGGTAGCATGA
- a CDS encoding phage tail protein, translating to MVKFDAYNRPVVPRVFLSYPNKKLICQLNAKSKSSVLYIVGVSQFKFSIYKYHEKIENQGYDDISVGKYIWLEDVGWYRITDISEKTDGGNPYREITCYDLSYELKQTYLTSFGSMGTEDDEQGGLDRYAIYDANDKLHSIAHIFMDKNPGWKFKHIDPAISKNRRSFDNDSVTSYDFLTGDVSETFECIFVFDSNDRSVSVYKAENIGKEVSIALSFRNLVKELNITWNEDDIKTALYVTGGNDASGTALSIASVNPGGNNYITNFSYFYNDMSVTLKNKLEEYYQRMESSKGLISTALSQLKTLQDELDSLNNKIPTDESSTNWSQYGLVGLKAKSNTYKEQMSVLTDKRNSDPVAQTQYNNYNTLWNAVNTEITVRQSQITAKEGQIKAKQTEAQSYVVKINEILGEELYHELQPFVREDNLCDNSYIATSTMTEAEILEMKQDLYNHGAEELNRVCYPQFDMEVNSVNFPVLFKYKEWTDQLQLGDILAIKYSDDEFLKARLLKMEIDWEDFSKFKLTFSSKSSITDGWFDFVAMQKLADKTSTALKYNTSGWNQASKKAEEAFYSTQKEFLDLSNQQIESNGKNQEVLLDNTGILLKKWLPDLNKYAPEKLWITNRQILLFEEPEGTNLRNPKLAIGKVYVTNNGVTTSYYGISADVVYGGLFIGEALKIKNKNNTLTLDENGFTASATNGFKVQINPDNPSQIFSISENANKLLYVDANTKKLVFKGRAEIDEGLIGGWTIANNKLYSGGVGMSSDATPGAIAHWAGNATPSSAPYWLNNQGKLHASNVEITGGSLTIGNNFSVNNAGNLTANSVNITNGVLNIGNGLFRANYGGVYFGDYYVSADGSGTLRSSNGYVNITDIVTGGPSGELARMTIGSDLMNNAVEILGTGDIVTARVTCRHDYYFTDPWTAKMGALDMFKQIYNRLDAIRYSIRNMGGNVDWD from the coding sequence ATGGTAAAATTTGATGCTTATAATAGACCCGTAGTCCCACGAGTTTTTTTATCCTATCCAAATAAGAAACTAATTTGTCAGCTTAATGCAAAAAGCAAAAGTTCTGTATTATATATTGTCGGAGTGTCACAGTTCAAGTTTTCTATTTATAAGTACCATGAGAAGATTGAGAATCAAGGATACGATGATATTTCAGTTGGCAAATACATATGGTTAGAGGATGTTGGTTGGTATCGGATTACTGATATTAGTGAAAAAACAGATGGGGGCAATCCATATAGAGAAATTACTTGCTATGATTTGTCTTATGAATTGAAACAAACATATCTTACTTCATTTGGTTCTATGGGAACTGAAGATGATGAACAAGGCGGTTTAGACCGATATGCCATTTATGATGCAAATGATAAATTGCATAGTATTGCACATATCTTCATGGATAAGAACCCTGGTTGGAAATTTAAACATATCGACCCGGCAATCTCAAAAAATCGACGTAGTTTTGATAATGATAGTGTTACATCATATGACTTCCTTACTGGTGATGTTTCCGAAACCTTTGAATGTATATTTGTTTTTGATAGTAATGACCGAAGTGTTAGTGTTTATAAGGCCGAAAACATTGGAAAAGAAGTTTCTATCGCATTATCATTTAGAAATTTAGTCAAAGAACTTAATATCACATGGAATGAAGATGATATTAAAACAGCCTTGTATGTTACAGGCGGTAATGATGCAAGCGGAACAGCTTTGTCTATTGCCTCTGTGAATCCTGGGGGAAACAATTATATAACAAATTTTAGCTACTTCTACAATGATATGAGTGTTACATTGAAGAATAAACTGGAAGAATATTATCAGCGAATGGAAAGCAGTAAGGGACTAATCTCTACTGCCCTCTCTCAGTTAAAGACTTTACAAGATGAACTAGACAGTCTGAATAATAAAATACCTACTGATGAATCAAGCACTAACTGGTCGCAATATGGTCTTGTAGGATTAAAAGCAAAGTCAAATACATACAAGGAACAAATGTCTGTATTGACGGATAAAAGAAACTCTGATCCAGTAGCACAGACGCAATATAACAATTATAATACTTTGTGGAATGCTGTAAATACTGAAATTACAGTCAGACAATCGCAAATAACAGCTAAAGAAGGTCAGATTAAAGCAAAACAAACGGAAGCACAGTCTTATGTTGTCAAAATTAATGAAATACTAGGCGAAGAACTTTATCACGAATTGCAACCGTTTGTGAGAGAAGACAATTTATGTGATAATTCATATATTGCCACTTCTACCATGACCGAAGCTGAAATTCTGGAAATGAAACAGGATTTGTATAATCATGGTGCCGAAGAACTGAATAGGGTATGCTATCCACAGTTTGATATGGAAGTAAACTCTGTGAATTTTCCTGTGTTGTTCAAATATAAAGAGTGGACAGATCAGCTTCAATTAGGCGATATTCTTGCGATCAAGTATTCAGACGACGAGTTTTTAAAAGCCAGACTTCTTAAGATGGAAATTGACTGGGAAGATTTCAGTAAGTTTAAGCTGACTTTCAGCTCAAAGTCGAGTATTACTGATGGCTGGTTTGATTTTGTGGCGATGCAGAAGTTGGCTGATAAAACAAGTACAGCTTTAAAGTATAATACCTCTGGTTGGAATCAGGCTTCGAAGAAAGCTGAAGAAGCTTTTTATAGCACTCAAAAGGAATTTCTAGATTTAAGTAATCAACAGATCGAAAGCAACGGAAAGAATCAAGAAGTACTTCTTGATAATACCGGCATTTTATTAAAAAAATGGCTACCCGACTTAAACAAATATGCTCCAGAGAAACTTTGGATTACTAATCGTCAGATATTATTATTTGAGGAGCCAGAGGGGACTAATCTTAGAAATCCTAAACTTGCCATCGGTAAAGTATACGTGACTAATAATGGTGTAACCACTTCATATTACGGTATATCGGCAGATGTTGTATACGGTGGTTTGTTTATTGGAGAAGCTCTTAAGATTAAAAATAAGAATAACACACTCACTCTTGATGAAAATGGATTTACTGCTTCGGCAACCAATGGTTTTAAGGTGCAGATTAATCCTGACAATCCAAGTCAGATATTCAGTATATCAGAGAATGCCAATAAACTGTTATACGTAGATGCTAATACAAAGAAACTTGTATTTAAGGGTCGTGCCGAAATTGATGAAGGATTAATTGGTGGATGGACTATAGCCAACAATAAACTATATTCTGGTGGTGTTGGTATGAGTTCTGATGCCACGCCTGGAGCAATTGCTCATTGGGCGGGAAATGCTACTCCATCTTCTGCTCCTTATTGGCTTAATAACCAGGGAAAACTACATGCTTCTAACGTAGAGATAACTGGAGGTAGCCTCACCATAGGAAACAACTTTAGTGTAAACAATGCTGGAAACTTAACCGCCAATTCTGTAAATATTACTAATGGAGTGCTTAATATAGGAAACGGATTATTTAGAGCAAACTATGGTGGCGTATATTTCGGAGACTATTATGTAAGTGCTGATGGATCTGGAACGCTACGATCATCAAATGGGTATGTTAATATTACAGATATTGTTACTGGTGGGCCATCTGGAGAGCTTGCTAGAATGACCATTGGAAGCGATTTAATGAATAATGCAGTTGAAATTCTCGGAACCGGAGATATTGTTACTGCTAGAGTTACGTGTAGACACGATTATTACTTTACTGATCCATGGACAGCAAAGATGGGGGCGTTGGATATGTTTAAACAAATATATAACAGATTAGATGCAATTAGATATTCAATACGAAATATGGGAGGAAATGTTGACTGGGATTAA